The proteins below are encoded in one region of Arenibacter algicola:
- the sov gene encoding T9SS outer membrane translocon Sov/SprA, whose product MKKGAKFYLKSSFKLTILLFIFLAATGTSLAQEIEGEDAIEQEVDSVKTGVALGKLKMENPDSIVSKYTYDPNLDRYIYTVSVGDFDINYPVILTPEQYLELVRREGMKSYFKEKIDAFSGKKEGSEAARKNLLPNFYVNNSFFESVFGGNTIEVIPQGSVAMDLGVIWQKNDNPSLSPRNRTNLSFDFDQRISLSMLGKIGERLQVTANYDTEATFDFQNLVKLDYTPSEDDILQKIEVGNVSMPLNSSLITGAQSLFGVKTELQFGKTRVTAVFSEQRSQSNTVVAQGGGTVNDFELRAQDYDADKHFFLAHYFRDNYDAALVNYPYIRSQVQITRLEVWITNRSQQTVNIRNVVAIQDLGEIQPEKTRIGQNNGDPAGFFNSSAAGNLPRNAANDFDPLQIGSGGALTSNIRDIATVQTGFNVPGYTVNQGFDYAILENARKLEQGRDFTFDSQLGYISLNQRLSNDEVLGVAFQYTFNGEVYQVGEFANGGVDATTVSPGAEIPVNNNTLILKLLKSNITNVVDPIWDLMMKNIYATGAYQLSQEDFKLNILYAETTPRNYITPVESGVGSGWPSTPKPLEDRILLDVFNLDRLNAYNDLQSGGDGFFDYVEGITIDSQTGNIIFTKVEPFGEYLFNLLGGGTYDVDNDQGYNANQKKYVFRNMYSLPTAAAQQDADKNRFILKGTYKSQGTNGIPIGAFNVPQGSVRVTAGGRQLQEGIDYTVNYQSGTVQILDPSLEASNTPINISVENNAVFGQQTRRFTGVNVEHQFNKNFVLGGTLLNLNEKPLTQKSNYGIEPVNNTIFGLNSNFSTEVPFLTRLVNKLPNIDTDVPSNLSVRGEVAFLSPSSPKNADFEGETTTYLDDFEGAQSLIDIRSFLGWSMASPPVEFATTVNSVESGYGRAKMAWYTVDPIFYSNQRPTALSDDDISTNETRRIYIQDVFNQDVAQGQTLAQNTLDIAYYPGMKGPYNANPNFTTEQPQDKWAGIMRSLSSTNFEQSNVEYVQFWVLDPYVDGIATSAGDLVINLGNISEDILPDGRKQYENGLPVNPLSNDLTYKTNWGKVPATQSLIYAFDADENNRGLQDIGFDGLTDAEEATYTFEGGITYNGPAEDPALDNYEYFLNREGSILERYLNYNNPDGNSPVQLTNSDRGSTTLPDVEDIDRDGTMNTVNSYYEYRINIKPGTTINDKYVTDIKEGVTRSLPNGNTLNERWIQYKIPLSDFTDAVGGISDFRSISFMRMYLTGFSSDVVLRFATLDLVRGDWRTYAKSLQPDVDSDASDDGTLVDVNAVNIEENAARTPIPYVLPPGVARERLNNNNTIIRQNEQSLSFMVENLEPQDSRGVFKNLDIDVRQYKRLKMFMHAEEIVESDYANDETPLVGFIRIGSDFTQNFYQIELPLQLTPHGASSDSEIWPDVNELDLSLDDLSKVKSTGIAAQTLSTINYYEIDNGEVIQVNEFDPRTLGKIRIGIRGNPSLGGIRSMMVGVKNDDNLPARGEIWFNELRLSGLDNNGGWAAIAAMDMNMADFANVSATGSKSTSGFGAIDQMPNERAREDAISYDVVTNVNIGQLFPKNWGLQLPFNYGISEQLITPEFDPVYDDLKLEDRIAAAETPEDAEAIRQQGEDYTKRTSINFIGVRKDRGEEAEANFYDIENFTFNYSYNEVNHRDFEIDELRDQNVVTGFVYNHNFKPLPVEPFAKKDSLFTGKYWKWLKDLNLNVLPASVSLQSNINRSFNQQKFRDVFEPGVEKLDLPFLQQRNYLFNWQYAINYSLTKSLRLNLTASNNNIVRNYFTEDGNPNSEIDQALGLWDGFFDLGEPNRHSQEMQLNYELPFNKIPAFDFINAQYTYTSNFDWQRGGDALNEVAGEDINTVQNASTHNLTASLTMQKFYDFLGLGRKDTKGAAAKPARLDKAGNPASNDDSKDVKKGSGTGYNAFIDVLTMVKRVNVTYSQNNGKVLPGYTRSVGFIGTAKPTIGFVFGSQADVRYEAARNGWLTTFPEFNQQYIQNTNKQLNITATAQPTRDLTIDLVADRQMSESYQETFNVEDLGNDAFEYVNLLGNNYGNFSISTLMIGTVFDKSDEFSSDSFQTFKENRITIANRIVTERNHDTGEVDDDGFPERYGKTSQDVLLPAFFAAYTGKDPNKVSLDAFRSIPIPNWNIKYTGLMRNPWFKKKFKRFSLSHGYRAAYSINSFQTNLTRTQLINEGMEPINSETQDFLPVNIMNNVVLTDQFNPLMRVDFEMQNSLSVLAEIRTDRALSLSFDNSLMTEINGKEYTVGLGYRFKDVKFVTNIGGEQQRLKGDLNLKADVTLRDNITIIRNLDIDNNQITSGQNLMSVKFVADYALSKSLNALFFYDHSFSKFAVSTAFPQTSINTGFTLRYNFGN is encoded by the coding sequence TTGAAAAAAGGGGCAAAATTTTATCTTAAATCATCATTTAAGCTTACTATCCTACTGTTTATTTTCTTGGCCGCAACGGGTACTTCCCTAGCGCAGGAAATAGAGGGGGAAGATGCAATTGAGCAGGAAGTAGATTCGGTAAAAACGGGTGTTGCACTGGGAAAATTGAAAATGGAAAACCCGGACAGCATAGTTTCAAAGTATACTTATGACCCCAATCTTGACAGATATATCTATACGGTAAGTGTTGGGGATTTTGATATCAATTACCCCGTTATCCTTACCCCTGAACAATACTTGGAGCTTGTGCGCCGCGAGGGCATGAAGTCCTATTTTAAAGAAAAAATTGATGCTTTTTCTGGCAAAAAAGAGGGTAGTGAGGCAGCTCGTAAAAATTTACTTCCCAATTTCTATGTAAATAATAGTTTTTTTGAAAGTGTCTTTGGAGGCAATACCATTGAGGTGATTCCACAGGGATCTGTGGCGATGGATCTAGGGGTGATATGGCAAAAAAACGATAACCCATCCCTGTCCCCACGTAACAGGACCAATCTTTCCTTCGATTTTGATCAACGGATAAGCTTAAGTATGTTGGGTAAAATAGGGGAGCGACTTCAGGTAACGGCCAATTATGATACCGAGGCTACCTTCGATTTTCAGAATTTGGTCAAGTTGGACTATACACCATCCGAGGATGATATACTTCAAAAGATAGAGGTAGGTAATGTTAGTATGCCTCTTAATAGTTCCTTGATTACAGGGGCACAGAGCCTTTTCGGGGTAAAGACCGAACTTCAATTTGGGAAGACCAGGGTTACGGCCGTATTTTCGGAACAAAGGTCGCAGAGCAATACGGTGGTGGCTCAAGGTGGGGGTACGGTGAACGACTTTGAACTTAGGGCCCAGGATTACGATGCCGATAAACACTTCTTCCTGGCCCATTATTTTAGGGATAATTATGATGCCGCACTTGTTAATTATCCATATATAAGGAGCCAGGTCCAGATTACAAGGTTGGAAGTTTGGATTACCAATAGGAGCCAGCAAACCGTGAATATTAGAAACGTTGTTGCTATTCAGGATTTGGGGGAGATACAACCCGAAAAAACAAGAATAGGGCAAAACAACGGTGATCCCGCTGGATTCTTTAATAGTTCCGCTGCCGGTAATTTACCAAGGAACGCTGCCAATGATTTTGATCCTCTACAAATAGGGTCCGGGGGCGCGCTCACAAGTAATATTCGCGATATAGCTACCGTGCAAACTGGTTTTAATGTTCCCGGTTATACCGTTAACCAAGGGTTTGATTATGCTATTTTGGAGAATGCGAGAAAATTGGAACAGGGCAGGGATTTTACCTTTGACTCCCAATTAGGCTATATATCCCTAAACCAAAGATTGAGCAATGATGAAGTCCTTGGGGTTGCCTTTCAGTACACCTTTAACGGTGAGGTCTATCAGGTGGGAGAGTTTGCCAATGGGGGTGTGGATGCCACAACGGTGTCTCCCGGAGCTGAAATACCGGTAAACAACAATACCTTGATCCTAAAATTGTTAAAGAGCAATATTACCAATGTTGTAGATCCTATATGGGATCTGATGATGAAGAATATATATGCTACTGGCGCCTATCAATTGAGTCAGGAGGATTTTAAGTTGAACATTTTATATGCGGAAACCACTCCAAGAAATTATATTACGCCAGTGGAATCAGGTGTTGGCTCTGGTTGGCCTTCAACCCCCAAGCCCTTGGAGGATAGGATATTACTGGATGTTTTCAATCTAGATAGGTTAAATGCATATAATGATCTTCAAAGCGGAGGGGATGGTTTTTTTGATTATGTGGAAGGTATTACCATAGACTCACAAACCGGAAACATTATATTTACCAAAGTTGAACCTTTTGGTGAATATTTATTTAATCTTCTGGGTGGCGGTACTTATGATGTGGATAATGATCAAGGCTATAATGCCAATCAAAAGAAGTACGTTTTTAGGAATATGTATTCGCTTCCTACGGCGGCGGCCCAACAAGATGCGGATAAAAACAGATTTATTCTAAAGGGAACCTATAAATCCCAGGGGACCAATGGAATTCCAATTGGGGCATTCAATGTTCCTCAGGGATCGGTAAGGGTTACTGCCGGAGGTAGGCAGTTACAGGAAGGTATAGACTATACCGTGAATTATCAGTCCGGCACGGTGCAGATTTTGGATCCAAGTTTGGAGGCTTCCAATACCCCCATCAATATTTCAGTGGAGAACAATGCGGTCTTTGGACAGCAGACCAGGCGTTTTACCGGTGTTAATGTGGAGCATCAATTCAATAAAAATTTTGTGCTGGGAGGTACTTTATTGAACTTGAACGAAAAACCGTTGACCCAGAAATCCAATTATGGCATAGAGCCTGTAAACAATACAATATTTGGCCTGAACAGTAATTTTTCCACTGAGGTTCCATTTTTGACAAGGTTGGTCAATAAATTGCCAAATATAGATACGGATGTCCCATCCAACTTGTCGGTTCGCGGGGAAGTGGCCTTTTTAAGTCCAAGTTCTCCCAAGAATGCAGATTTTGAAGGGGAAACCACAACCTACTTGGACGATTTTGAAGGGGCACAATCGCTGATCGATATCCGTTCCTTTCTTGGGTGGTCCATGGCTAGTCCGCCAGTGGAATTTGCAACCACGGTCAACAGTGTGGAGTCTGGATATGGCAGGGCAAAAATGGCCTGGTATACGGTAGATCCTATTTTTTATTCCAATCAGCGTCCTACTGCATTGAGTGATGATGATATTTCTACAAACGAGACTAGAAGAATCTATATACAGGATGTCTTTAATCAGGATGTCGCCCAGGGGCAGACTTTGGCCCAAAATACTTTGGACATAGCCTATTACCCCGGTATGAAAGGTCCCTATAATGCAAACCCAAATTTTACAACGGAACAACCACAGGATAAATGGGCAGGGATAATGCGGTCATTGAGCAGTACCAATTTTGAGCAGTCCAACGTGGAATATGTACAATTTTGGGTATTGGATCCCTATGTGGATGGTATTGCAACAAGTGCCGGGGATTTGGTGATCAACCTTGGTAATATTTCCGAGGATATTCTGCCCGATGGTAGGAAACAATATGAAAATGGGCTACCTGTAAATCCCTTATCGAACGATCTTACCTATAAAACAAATTGGGGTAAGGTTCCTGCAACCCAATCCTTAATATATGCCTTTGATGCAGATGAGAATAACAGAGGCTTACAGGATATTGGTTTTGATGGTCTAACCGACGCCGAGGAGGCTACCTATACTTTTGAAGGTGGAATAACCTATAATGGCCCTGCGGAAGATCCCGCATTGGATAATTACGAGTACTTCCTTAACAGGGAAGGTAGTATTTTGGAGCGATATTTAAATTACAACAACCCGGATGGTAACTCGCCCGTGCAATTGACTAATTCTGATAGGGGCTCCACTACTTTGCCCGATGTGGAGGATATAGATAGGGACGGAACTATGAATACGGTAAATAGTTATTACGAGTACCGTATTAATATTAAACCGGGGACTACTATCAATGACAAATATGTAACGGATATCAAGGAAGGGGTTACCAGGTCTTTGCCCAATGGCAATACCCTGAACGAACGTTGGATACAGTATAAGATACCTTTGTCCGATTTTACGGATGCGGTTGGCGGCATAAGCGATTTTAGGTCTATTAGCTTTATGCGGATGTACCTAACAGGATTTTCAAGTGATGTGGTATTGCGTTTTGCTACCTTGGACCTAGTGCGTGGAGATTGGCGTACATATGCCAAATCTTTGCAACCGGATGTGGACTCGGATGCATCGGATGATGGTACTTTGGTAGATGTTAATGCCGTGAACATAGAGGAAAATGCTGCACGAACCCCAATACCTTATGTTTTGCCCCCAGGTGTAGCACGTGAAAGGCTTAATAACAACAATACTATTATTAGGCAGAACGAGCAATCCTTATCATTTATGGTGGAGAACTTGGAGCCTCAGGATTCCAGAGGGGTCTTTAAAAATTTGGATATCGATGTAAGGCAATATAAACGTTTAAAAATGTTTATGCACGCCGAAGAGATTGTGGAATCGGATTATGCCAACGACGAAACACCTTTGGTAGGTTTTATTAGGATAGGTTCGGATTTTACCCAGAACTTTTATCAAATAGAATTGCCCTTACAATTAACTCCCCATGGAGCAAGTTCGGACAGTGAAATTTGGCCGGATGTAAATGAGCTGGATCTTTCTTTGGATGACCTATCCAAGGTGAAATCTACCGGAATTGCAGCCCAAACCCTTAGCACCATTAATTATTATGAAATAGACAATGGTGAGGTGATCCAGGTAAATGAATTTGATCCCAGAACATTGGGTAAAATACGTATTGGTATTCGCGGAAATCCTTCCTTGGGTGGTATTCGTAGCATGATGGTAGGGGTTAAGAACGATGATAATCTTCCTGCTAGGGGAGAGATCTGGTTTAACGAGCTACGCCTATCGGGATTGGATAATAATGGGGGATGGGCCGCTATTGCTGCCATGGATATGAATATGGCAGATTTCGCCAATGTGTCCGCCACCGGTAGCAAAAGTACTTCCGGGTTTGGGGCCATAGACCAAATGCCCAATGAGCGGGCACGTGAGGATGCCATTTCCTATGATGTGGTCACCAATGTGAATATTGGTCAATTGTTCCCAAAAAACTGGGGCTTGCAATTGCCTTTTAATTATGGTATTTCCGAGCAGTTGATTACCCCTGAATTTGATCCTGTCTATGATGATCTAAAACTGGAAGATCGCATCGCGGCTGCTGAAACGCCGGAAGACGCCGAGGCAATCAGACAACAAGGGGAAGATTATACCAAAAGGACCAGTATAAATTTTATTGGGGTAAGAAAGGATAGGGGCGAGGAAGCCGAGGCCAATTTTTACGATATTGAGAATTTTACCTTTAATTATTCCTATAACGAGGTGAACCATAGGGATTTTGAGATCGATGAGCTGAGGGATCAGAATGTGGTTACAGGTTTTGTTTATAACCATAATTTTAAACCTCTTCCCGTAGAACCGTTTGCCAAGAAGGATTCCTTGTTTACCGGAAAATATTGGAAATGGTTGAAAGATCTAAATCTGAATGTTTTGCCTGCCAGTGTTTCACTTCAATCCAATATCAACAGATCTTTTAATCAACAAAAGTTCAGGGATGTTTTTGAGCCAGGGGTAGAAAAGTTGGACCTGCCTTTTCTGCAACAAAGAAATTATCTTTTCAATTGGCAGTATGCCATCAACTATAGCCTAACAAAATCCTTGCGTTTAAATCTTACCGCTTCCAACAATAATATTGTAAGGAACTATTTTACGGAAGATGGTAATCCGAATTCGGAAATTGATCAGGCCCTGGGATTGTGGGATGGCTTCTTCGATCTTGGGGAGCCTAATAGGCATTCCCAGGAAATGCAATTGAATTATGAATTGCCTTTTAACAAAATTCCTGCTTTCGATTTTATAAATGCCCAGTACACCTATACCAGTAATTTTGACTGGCAAAGGGGAGGGGATGCTTTGAACGAAGTGGCCGGAGAGGATATAAACACAGTACAGAATGCCAGTACGCATAATTTAACGGCATCCCTGACCATGCAGAAGTTCTATGATTTCCTCGGTTTGGGTAGGAAAGATACCAAGGGAGCTGCGGCAAAACCAGCTCGTCTGGATAAAGCAGGCAACCCTGCATCCAATGATGACAGTAAAGACGTTAAAAAAGGGAGCGGTACAGGGTACAATGCTTTTATAGATGTGCTTACCATGGTAAAACGTGTAAATGTCACCTATAGTCAGAACAATGGTAAGGTATTGCCAGGTTATACCAGGTCTGTAGGTTTTATTGGCACTGCAAAACCTACCATAGGATTTGTTTTTGGTAGTCAGGCCGATGTTAGATATGAGGCGGCCAGAAACGGATGGTTGACCACTTTCCCGGAATTCAACCAACAATATATTCAGAATACCAATAAGCAGTTAAATATAACGGCAACGGCACAGCCCACTAGGGATTTGACTATAGACCTTGTGGCCGACAGACAAATGTCCGAAAGTTATCAGGAGACTTTTAACGTAGAGGATTTGGGGAATGACGCATTTGAATATGTAAATCTTTTAGGGAACAACTACGGTAATTTTAGTATTTCTACCTTAATGATCGGTACTGTTTTTGATAAGAGTGATGAATTTAGTTCGGATAGTTTTCAAACCTTCAAAGAAAATAGGATTACGATAGCCAACAGGATTGTTACAGAAAGAAACCATGATACCGGTGAGGTGGATGACGATGGTTTTCCGGAAAGATACGGTAAGACCAGTCAAGATGTTTTGCTGCCCGCTTTTTTTGCCGCTTATACTGGCAAGGACCCCAATAAGGTTAGTTTGGATGCTTTTAGAAGTATCCCTATTCCCAATTGGAATATTAAATATACCGGATTAATGCGCAATCCTTGGTTTAAAAAGAAATTTAAACGTTTTTCCCTTAGCCATGGATATAGAGCGGCATATAGTATAAATTCGTTTCAGACCAATTTAACACGTACACAGTTGATCAATGAGGGTATGGAGCCAATAAACTCGGAAACCCAGGATTTTTTACCGGTCAATATAATGAACAACGTGGTGCTTACGGATCAGTTCAATCCATTGATGAGGGTAGATTTTGAAATGCAGAATTCCCTTAGCGTACTTGCGGAGATTAGAACGGATAGGGCATTGTCCCTGAGCTTTGACAATAGCTTAATGACGGAGATCAATGGCAAGGAATATACGGTAGGTCTAGGGTATCGATTCAAGGATGTAAAATTTGTGACCAATATAGGCGGGGAACAGCAACGCTTAAAAGGGGATCTAAATCTTAAAGCCGACGTAACCCTTAGGGATAATATCACCATTATAAGAAACTTGGACATAGATAACAATCAAATTACTTCTGGACAAAATTTAATGTCCGTGAAATTTGTTGCCGATTATGCCTTGAGCAAAAGTCTGAACGCCCTGTTTTTTTATGATCATTCGTTTTCAAAATTTGCGGTGTCCACGGCTTTCCCCCAAACTTCTATAAATACCGGATTTACCTTGAGGTATAATTTTGGTAATTAG
- the gcvH gene encoding glycine cleavage system protein GcvH — protein sequence MNIPADLKYTKDHEWVRIEGDTAIIGITDFAQGELGDIVYVEVETLDETLGKDEVFGTVEAVKTVSDLFLPLSGEIIAFNESLEDEPEKVNTDPYGEGWIIKVKISDSSEVEGLLGDAEYKELVGA from the coding sequence ATGAATATACCTGCAGATTTAAAGTACACAAAAGACCATGAATGGGTCAGAATAGAGGGCGATACTGCTATAATTGGGATTACTGATTTTGCCCAAGGGGAACTAGGGGATATCGTTTATGTGGAAGTGGAGACCCTGGATGAAACCTTGGGCAAAGATGAGGTTTTTGGGACGGTTGAAGCCGTTAAGACAGTTTCCGATCTTTTTCTGCCCTTAAGTGGGGAAATTATAGCTTTTAATGAATCTCTTGAAGACGAACCTGAAAAGGTAAATACCGATCCTTATGGTGAGGGATGGATCATTAAGGTGAAAATTAGCGATTCTTCCGAAGTGGAGGGCTTGCTCGGGGATGCCGAGTACAAAGAACTTGTAGGTGCATAA
- a CDS encoding VanZ family protein yields MFITTLSLFSFEDDGLPSVDIPHLDKLVHFTFYFVFTALGCLSFREMDRRNTPLKKVIVKIIFYAVIYGIIIEVLQGVATRDREPDLLDVLANSLGALFGSFAVKYIFSGKTPLKWMK; encoded by the coding sequence GTGTTCATAACAACGCTCAGCTTATTTTCTTTTGAGGATGACGGTCTACCATCTGTAGATATTCCACATTTGGACAAACTGGTTCATTTTACTTTTTATTTTGTATTTACGGCTTTGGGTTGTTTGTCCTTTAGGGAAATGGATCGCAGAAATACTCCGTTAAAGAAAGTGATAGTGAAAATAATTTTCTATGCCGTTATTTATGGTATAATTATTGAAGTGTTACAAGGAGTGGCCACAAGAGATAGAGAACCCGATTTGCTGGATGTTTTGGCGAATAGTTTGGGGGCATTGTTCGGGAGTTTTGCGGTAAAATACATTTTCTCTGGAAAAACTCCTTTAAAGTGGATGAAATAG